From a region of the bacterium genome:
- a CDS encoding ABC transporter ATP-binding protein yields MAIIETNDLTKIYVLGRGKEVVGLNKVSLKVEEGEIFGILGPNGSGKTTCLKLLLGILFPTEGEISIMGKNQFDVEVKENIGFLPENPYYYDYLTGPELLYFYGRLFNMNKEEIKERTEYLISLVKLSEVKKLTLRHYSKGMLERIGLAAALINDPKILILDEPTTGLDPIGCLETRDLLIQLKKQGKTILLSSHFLSEVERVCSRIGIFHRGYLLTTGTLEGLISQYNANNLEELFVKTIEEFDSNYKKE; encoded by the coding sequence ATGGCAATTATAGAGACAAATGACCTTACAAAAATTTATGTTCTCGGAAGAGGGAAAGAAGTAGTAGGTTTAAATAAAGTAAGTTTAAAAGTTGAAGAAGGAGAAATATTCGGAATTCTTGGACCAAATGGTTCAGGAAAGACAACATGTCTTAAACTTTTACTTGGAATTTTATTTCCTACTGAAGGAGAAATAAGTATAATGGGGAAAAATCAATTTGATGTTGAAGTTAAAGAAAATATTGGGTTTTTGCCTGAAAATCCCTATTATTATGACTATCTTACTGGTCCTGAACTTCTTTATTTTTATGGACGGCTTTTTAATATGAATAAAGAGGAAATAAAAGAAAGAACTGAATATTTGATTTCTCTTGTTAAATTATCAGAAGTAAAAAAATTAACATTAAGACATTATTCAAAAGGGATGCTTGAAAGAATTGGTTTAGCAGCAGCACTTATCAATGACCCTAAAATACTTATACTTGATGAACCGACAACAGGGCTTGACCCGATTGGATGCCTAGAAACAAGGGACTTATTAATTCAGTTAAAAAAACAGGGAAAAACAATTTTACTTTCAAGCCATTTTCTTTCAGAAGTTGAAAGAGTTTGTAGTAGAATAGGTATTTTTCATAGAGGTTATCTTCTTACAACAGGTACTCTTGAAGGATTGATTTCTCAATATAATGCAAACAACCTTGAGGAACTTTTTGTTAAAACAATAGAAGAATTTGATAGTAATTATAAAAAGGAGTGA
- a CDS encoding V-type ATPase 116kDa subunit family protein, whose product MIAKMLKFHLFFLGDENKLLRTLQKKGIVEINQLEKEYGFENLKERVISIEEKINKIEFLKGIVKKIDGKEFSGKILLTESQEQKIISNFLVDETFDNFKKLNDEIERRKIVDRKIETIINQLNKFKNIKLNFATLFSLKNFSFYIFTSKKPISLISEDILFEKVYQDKKEIFYLIVFPSGKKEEIFEKIKENKGEIIEVKKWNKYPEDIIKKLLKTKKKNLEKINNFEKYIGENIKKIKNEIFVIYDHYISLLDYLKTKEKVTSSKFIKCFCGWIKEKDIEKLKEAIKETSPDSFLHIVPPQKDEDVPIVLENPPLIEPFEVVTDLYGRPIYKNMDPTFALSLFFVISFGFCTSDAGYGILLILLSLILMRKFKFYPSFIKFLKLLIYGGIGAIIIGALTGGWFGDIISKLPEKSIITKTLSSFIILDPLKEGNNALIFLAWALIIGYIQIIWGLILNLYNSIKNKVITDILLATSTLSVQIFAGVLVFLFLKGLKTGIFFYIPIFIVILNFLTIMAVNATSQKGLLIKGFWAIYSAYSVIAGNLLGDVLSYSRLFGLGLTSTVLAIVVNQIVFMAGGIPFIGPLFAVIIFLLGHFGNLAINLLGSYVHTSRLQYLEFFTKFYQGGGKPFSPFSEKRIYTYLKNF is encoded by the coding sequence ATGATTGCTAAAATGTTGAAGTTTCATCTATTTTTTCTTGGAGATGAAAACAAACTTTTAAGAACACTACAAAAAAAAGGTATTGTGGAAATTAACCAATTAGAAAAAGAATATGGTTTTGAAAATTTAAAAGAGAGGGTAATTTCCATTGAAGAAAAAATAAATAAAATTGAATTTCTTAAAGGCATTGTTAAAAAAATTGATGGTAAAGAATTTAGTGGAAAAATTTTACTTACAGAAAGTCAGGAACAAAAAATAATATCTAATTTCTTAGTTGATGAAACATTTGATAATTTCAAAAAATTAAATGATGAAATTGAAAGAAGGAAAATAGTGGATAGGAAAATAGAAACAATAATAAACCAACTGAATAAATTTAAAAATATAAAATTAAATTTTGCAACTCTTTTTTCTTTGAAAAATTTTTCTTTTTACATTTTTACATCAAAAAAACCTATTTCTTTAATATCTGAAGATATTCTTTTTGAAAAAGTATATCAGGATAAAAAAGAAATATTCTATTTAATTGTTTTCCCTTCTGGAAAGAAAGAAGAAATTTTTGAGAAGATAAAAGAAAATAAAGGAGAAATAATTGAAGTAAAAAAGTGGAATAAATATCCAGAAGATATTATAAAAAAACTTCTAAAAACAAAAAAGAAAAATTTAGAAAAAATTAATAATTTTGAAAAGTATATAGGTGAAAATATAAAAAAAATTAAGAATGAAATCTTTGTTATTTATGACCATTATATTTCATTGCTCGATTATTTAAAAACAAAAGAGAAAGTTACCTCTTCAAAATTTATAAAATGTTTTTGTGGCTGGATTAAAGAAAAAGATATTGAAAAATTAAAGGAGGCCATTAAAGAAACATCACCAGATAGTTTTCTTCATATTGTTCCACCACAAAAAGATGAAGATGTACCTATAGTACTTGAAAATCCGCCCTTAATTGAACCATTTGAGGTTGTTACTGACCTATATGGAAGACCTATTTATAAAAATATGGACCCAACATTTGCCCTTTCTTTATTTTTTGTTATTTCTTTTGGTTTCTGTACTTCTGATGCTGGCTATGGAATATTACTGATTTTGCTTTCTTTAATTTTAATGAGAAAATTTAAGTTCTATCCTTCTTTTATTAAATTTCTTAAACTTCTTATATATGGTGGGATAGGGGCTATAATAATTGGGGCTCTTACGGGAGGATGGTTTGGAGATATAATAAGCAAATTACCAGAAAAGTCCATTATTACGAAAACATTAAGTTCATTTATAATTTTAGACCCATTAAAAGAAGGAAATAATGCTTTAATTTTTCTTGCATGGGCTTTAATTATTGGTTATATTCAAATAATCTGGGGTTTGATATTAAATCTTTATAATTCAATAAAAAACAAAGTAATAACAGATATATTACTTGCAACTTCAACTCTTTCAGTACAGATTTTTGCAGGAGTCCTTGTTTTCCTTTTCTTAAAAGGGCTAAAAACAGGTATATTTTTTTATATTCCTATTTTTATTGTTATTCTAAATTTTCTGACAATTATGGCTGTAAATGCAACCTCACAAAAGGGGCTTCTTATAAAGGGTTTCTGGGCTATTTATAGTGCTTATTCAGTTATTGCAGGTAACTTATTAGGAGATGTTTTAAGTTATAGTCGTCTTTTTGGACTTGGATTAACATCAACTGTTCTTGCTATTGTTGTAAATCAAATTGTATTTATGGCAGGTGGTATTCCATTTATAGGACCTTTATTTGCTGTTATAATATTTTTGCTTGGACACTTTGGGAATCTTGCAATAAACTTATTGGGTAGTTATGTTCACACAAGTAGATTACAATATCTTGAATTCTTTACAAAGTTTTATCAGGGAGGAGGAAAGCCATTTAGCCCATTTTCAGAGAAACGGATTTATACATATCTTAAAAATTTTTAA
- the alr gene encoding alanine racemase has product MDRWIEIDCGKIIENIKKIKNFTKRKFMATVKSDFYGMGAKYVSKKIESVVDYFGVAIPSEGIELREIGIKKPILVLGPILPSDVEELIMRDIEITLCSDDVFEQLKRVSKKRQKKAVVHIKIDTGMGRIGIQKEEAENFIKKVKEEKNIFTKGIYTHLATAEWENKEYAKYQIGNFYSVLEKVNELKNIPLKHIANSAAIINLPETYKNFDMIRIGLLTLGIYPSKELAKKLKLQPALKGFCKVLFLKELPEGRYLSYGITYKTEKKTKVATLGIGYGDGLRRFLSNKFELKWNNKKIKIIGNICMDQTLVDVSGKNVKIGDEIYIFGDNFEIENMAKIGNTVPQEILCGFGARRMQKVYK; this is encoded by the coding sequence ATGGATAGATGGATTGAAATTGATTGTGGAAAAATAATTGAAAATATAAAAAAGATAAAAAATTTTACAAAAAGAAAGTTTATGGCAACAGTAAAAAGTGATTTTTATGGGATGGGTGCAAAATATGTTTCAAAAAAAATTGAAAGTGTAGTTGATTATTTTGGAGTTGCAATACCTTCAGAAGGTATTGAGTTAAGAGAAATTGGAATTAAAAAACCAATCCTTGTTTTAGGACCAATTTTACCTTCTGATGTTGAAGAACTTATAATGAGAGATATTGAAATTACATTATGCAGTGATGATGTTTTTGAGCAGTTAAAAAGAGTTTCTAAAAAAAGACAAAAAAAGGCAGTTGTTCATATAAAAATAGACACAGGAATGGGAAGGATAGGTATTCAAAAAGAAGAAGCAGAAAATTTTATAAAAAAAGTAAAAGAAGAAAAAAACATTTTTACCAAAGGGATTTATACTCATCTTGCAACTGCTGAATGGGAAAATAAGGAATATGCAAAATACCAAATAGGAAACTTTTACAGTGTTCTTGAAAAAGTAAATGAACTTAAAAATATACCTTTGAAACATATAGCAAATTCCGCAGCAATAATAAACCTGCCTGAAACATATAAGAATTTTGATATGATTAGAATAGGACTATTAACTCTTGGAATCTATCCTTCAAAAGAACTTGCAAAGAAATTAAAACTCCAACCAGCATTAAAGGGATTCTGTAAAGTCCTTTTTTTGAAAGAATTACCAGAAGGGAGATATTTAAGTTATGGAATTACTTATAAGACAGAAAAGAAAACAAAAGTTGCAACACTCGGCATTGGATATGGAGATGGGCTAAGAAGATTTCTCTCAAACAAGTTTGAGCTTAAATGGAATAACAAAAAAATAAAGATAATTGGTAATATCTGTATGGACCAGACACTTGTAGATGTAAGTGGAAAAAATGTTAAAATAGGAGATGAAATATATATTTTTGGTGATAATTTTGAAATTGAAAATATGGCAAAAATAGGTAATACCGTTCCACAGGAAATTTTATGTGGTTTTGGCGCCAGACGGATGCAAAAAGTTTATAAATAA
- the gmk gene encoding guanylate kinase, with protein sequence MGGKIFVISAPSGTGKTTIQKQLVKLLPYLKTVITYTTRKPRIGEKDGIDYNFVPIEKFKKMIEKDEFLEYANVYGNFYGTPKKEVIEKLKKDENVLLVIDTQGGMNIKKIFPDAILIGILPPSIKEQEERLRKRGDLSEEEIKKRIKLAKYERKILMKYYNYRVINKDIEETVEKIKKIIERSKKW encoded by the coding sequence ATGGGCGGCAAAATTTTTGTTATTTCTGCTCCTTCTGGAACTGGGAAAACCACTATTCAAAAGCAATTAGTTAAATTATTACCATATCTTAAAACTGTTATAACTTATACTACAAGAAAACCAAGAATTGGTGAGAAGGATGGAATTGATTATAATTTTGTGCCTATAGAAAAGTTTAAAAAAATGATTGAAAAAGATGAATTTCTTGAATATGCAAATGTTTATGGAAATTTCTACGGTACACCCAAAAAAGAAGTAATAGAAAAATTAAAAAAAGATGAAAATGTCTTACTTGTGATTGATACTCAAGGTGGAATGAATATTAAAAAGATATTTCCAGATGCAATTTTAATTGGTATCTTACCTCCTTCTATAAAAGAACAGGAAGAAAGATTGAGAAAAAGAGGTGACCTGAGTGAAGAGGAAATAAAGAAAAGAATAAAATTAGCAAAATATGAAAGGAAAATATTGATGAAGTATTATAATTATAGAGTAATAAACAAAGA
- a CDS encoding polyprenyl synthetase family protein produces MDKIKKLKKEIEYYLDKYLPSEKITPSILHKAMRYSIFSGGKRLRPIIILLVGEILNIDKRKLMPFACGVEFIHNFSLIHDDLPAMDNDDYRRGKLTCHKKFGEDIAILAGDSLIALGFQVIAGTKISSLISYVAKAIGSEGMAGGQVLDIISKDKNVSDKFKRQRDEKKTGKLFEVCFLGPTFFKRVNDKEKKQLLKISKNFGIGFQIRDDIEDKEGDIKKLKSKLSFIHKQLKKDIELFGKKGTSLLSIIDELFRLD; encoded by the coding sequence ATGGATAAAATAAAAAAATTAAAAAAGGAAATTGAATATTATCTTGATAAATATCTACCATCTGAAAAAATAACACCTTCTATATTGCATAAAGCAATGAGATATTCTATTTTTTCAGGTGGAAAAAGATTAAGGCCTATAATAATTCTTCTTGTTGGAGAAATTTTAAATATTGATAAAAGAAAATTGATGCCTTTTGCCTGTGGAGTAGAATTTATTCATAATTTTTCTCTTATTCATGATGACCTACCTGCAATGGATAATGATGATTATAGAAGAGGAAAACTTACCTGTCATAAAAAATTTGGAGAAGATATAGCAATTTTAGCAGGTGATTCACTTATTGCTCTTGGTTTTCAAGTTATTGCAGGGACAAAAATATCTTCTCTTATTAGTTATGTTGCAAAAGCAATTGGTTCAGAAGGCATGGCAGGTGGACAGGTTCTTGATATTATTTCCAAGGATAAAAATGTTAGCGATAAATTTAAAAGACAAAGAGATGAAAAAAAAACAGGTAAATTATTTGAGGTGTGTTTTTTGGGCCCAACTTTTTTCAAAAGAGTAAATGATAAAGAGAAAAAACAACTTTTAAAAATTTCTAAAAATTTTGGAATTGGATTTCAGATAAGAGATGATATAGAAGATAAAGAAGGTGATATAAAAAAATTAAAAAGTAAATTATCTTTTATACATAAACAACTTAAAAAAGATATTGAATTATTTGGTAAAAAAGGAACTTCTCTTCTGTCTATTATTGATGAACTTTTTAGATTAGATTAA
- a CDS encoding tetratricopeptide repeat protein has protein sequence MRKNKINSKNWVFLFTAILLYIPLGFLQVSIDYNKKLENLESGLLLMPGQVAGSLVLSGFKGLAADLLWLNIENYWHEGQHYKMLPLLESIAWLQPQYVTVWSVGGWHMSYNIFAQVKINKENLIEEYKEKVKNLPEKDKKDLHNIIKIGEKLNFLIENLGLKEGMEEDRITKLLTELGNYQYFLDNYKVNEENKFFIDALKEFIGIVDEMLYWYNQGIEFLKKGVAYNPEKYDLYFELGWTYYHKGKDYKNAVRYLEKAIKFPHPDYVDDVLAHAYEKNGQIDLAMKQWEKLLNTGFKSIAERAIQELETKGKFTP, from the coding sequence ATGAGAAAAAACAAAATTAATAGTAAAAACTGGGTTTTTCTTTTTACTGCAATTTTATTATACATTCCATTAGGATTTTTGCAGGTGAGTATTGATTATAATAAAAAATTAGAAAATCTTGAAAGTGGACTATTACTTATGCCAGGACAGGTAGCAGGCAGTTTAGTTCTTTCTGGTTTTAAGGGATTGGCAGCAGACCTATTATGGTTAAATATAGAAAATTATTGGCACGAAGGACAGCACTATAAAATGCTACCTCTTTTAGAATCAATTGCATGGTTACAACCCCAATATGTTACTGTTTGGTCTGTTGGTGGTTGGCATATGTCTTACAATATTTTTGCCCAGGTTAAAATTAATAAAGAAAACTTGATAGAAGAGTATAAAGAAAAAGTTAAAAATTTACCTGAAAAAGATAAAAAGGACTTACATAACATAATTAAAATAGGGGAGAAATTAAATTTTTTGATTGAGAATTTGGGATTAAAAGAAGGGATGGAGGAAGATAGAATAACGAAATTGCTTACAGAGTTGGGTAATTACCAGTACTTTTTGGATAATTATAAGGTAAATGAGGAAAATAAATTTTTTATTGATGCCTTAAAAGAATTTATAGGTATAGTTGATGAGATGCTTTATTGGTACAATCAGGGAATTGAATTTTTAAAAAAAGGGGTTGCCTATAATCCTGAAAAATATGACCTTTATTTTGAACTTGGATGGACATATTATCACAAAGGCAAGGATTACAAAAATGCTGTCAGGTATTTAGAAAAAGCAATAAAATTTCCTCATCCTGATTATGTTGATGATGTTTTAGCACATGCATATGAGAAAAATGGGCAAATTGACCTTGCTATGAAGCAATGGGAAAAGTTATTAAATACTGGATTCAAAAGTATTGCTGAAAGAGCAATACAAGAGTTAGAAACAAAAGGAAAATTTACTCCATAA
- the pyrF gene encoding orotidine-5'-phosphate decarboxylase: MANLIISLDITEEEKMDFIIEKTENYVGWYKIGPVAFLKFGFCLIDKLKKKNKKIFFDFKFFDIPNTVKNAVRNCCDIGIDMISLHILGGQEMIKEAIEEREKTNKITKLIGITVLTSLTENDFGFSNIKKKVSILGENAFNWGLDGVVVGGEEISVLRKYPYLLVVPGVRLKKENDDQQRIITPKQAVKEGADFIVVGRPVYDSKEPEDCVKKILQEIKNG; this comes from the coding sequence ATGGCAAATTTAATAATATCTCTTGATATAACAGAAGAAGAAAAAATGGATTTTATAATTGAAAAAACAGAAAATTATGTTGGCTGGTATAAAATTGGTCCAGTTGCTTTTTTAAAATTTGGTTTCTGTTTAATTGACAAATTAAAAAAGAAAAACAAAAAAATTTTTTTTGATTTTAAATTTTTTGATATTCCTAATACAGTAAAAAATGCAGTAAGAAATTGCTGTGATATTGGTATTGATATGATTTCTCTACATATTTTAGGTGGACAGGAAATGATAAAAGAAGCAATTGAGGAGAGAGAGAAAACAAACAAAATTACAAAACTTATTGGAATAACTGTTTTAACATCTTTAACAGAAAATGACTTTGGATTTTCAAATATAAAGAAAAAAGTTTCAATATTAGGAGAAAATGCTTTTAATTGGGGACTTGATGGAGTTGTAGTTGGAGGAGAAGAAATTTCTGTTTTGAGAAAATATCCTTATTTACTTGTTGTTCCAGGAGTGAGATTAAAAAAGGAAAATGACGACCAGCAGAGAATAATAACTCCTAAACAGGCAGTAAAAGAAGGGGCTGATTTTATTGTTGTTGGTAGACCTGTTTATGATAGTAAAGAACCAGAAGATTGTGTTAAAAAAATATTACAGGAGATAAAAAATGGATAG
- the argJ gene encoding bifunctional glutamate N-acetyltransferase/amino-acid acetyltransferase ArgJ: protein MRNNKRGGITYADGFLSSGIYSGIKKEGKDLSLIYSKLPCVAVGTFTTNKFKSYSLIVTMKNIKNPIHSIIVNSGNANACNGKENYIKTKEVVGKLAEKLKVKEENILFGSTGIIGAPLPYQKIISSLDELINSLSCSGHTAAAEGIITTDTFLKEFQINTGIKGRKKEIFIGGMAKGAGMINPDMATMLSFITTDAVIERDALETALKQAVDKSFNMLVVDNDTSTNDMVICLANGAARNKRIHYNTDEYFKFYQSLENVCINLAKMIAKDGEGATKFIEVKVKGGWCEKDVKKVAKKVCGSNLVKTAIYGCQPNWGRIIASVGSCKVKFNPEKLELKICGINIFQNGNVINFDNNLLRQKLQDKEILIEIDLKQGKYQTSSFGCDMTEKYIKINKEYE from the coding sequence ATGAGAAATAATAAAAGAGGCGGGATTACTTATGCAGATGGGTTTTTATCTTCTGGTATTTATAGTGGAATAAAAAAAGAGGGAAAAGACCTTTCCTTAATATATTCAAAATTACCTTGTGTAGCAGTTGGAACTTTTACAACAAATAAATTCAAGTCATATAGTTTGATAGTAACTATGAAAAATATAAAAAATCCAATACATTCTATTATTGTGAATAGCGGAAATGCTAATGCTTGCAATGGGAAAGAAAATTATATAAAAACAAAAGAAGTAGTTGGAAAATTAGCAGAAAAATTAAAAGTAAAAGAAGAAAATATACTTTTTGGTTCAACAGGTATTATCGGTGCTCCTTTACCCTATCAAAAAATAATTTCTTCTCTTGATGAACTTATAAATTCATTATCTTGTTCTGGACATACTGCCGCAGCAGAAGGTATAATTACAACCGATACTTTTTTAAAAGAATTTCAGATAAATACCGGTATAAAAGGAAGAAAAAAAGAAATTTTTATTGGGGGTATGGCAAAAGGAGCAGGTATGATAAATCCAGATATGGCAACAATGCTGTCTTTTATAACAACAGATGCAGTTATTGAAAGAGATGCACTTGAAACTGCTTTAAAACAAGCAGTAGATAAGTCATTCAATATGTTGGTAGTTGATAATGATACAAGTACAAATGATATGGTTATATGTTTAGCAAATGGAGCAGCAAGAAATAAAAGGATTCATTATAATACGGATGAATATTTTAAATTTTACCAGTCATTAGAAAATGTATGTATAAACTTAGCAAAAATGATTGCTAAAGATGGAGAAGGAGCAACAAAATTCATTGAAGTGAAAGTTAAAGGTGGCTGGTGCGAAAAAGATGTAAAGAAAGTTGCGAAAAAAGTGTGTGGTTCCAATCTTGTTAAAACAGCAATTTATGGGTGTCAACCAAACTGGGGTAGAATCATTGCATCAGTTGGTAGTTGTAAAGTAAAGTTTAATCCAGAAAAATTAGAACTTAAAATTTGTGGAATAAACATTTTTCAAAATGGGAATGTAATTAATTTTGATAACAATCTACTGAGACAAAAATTACAGGATAAAGAAATTTTGATAGAAATTGACTTAAAACAGGGAAAATACCAGACATCTTCTTTTGGATGTGATATGACAGAAAAATATATAAAAATAAACAAGGAATACGAATGA
- a CDS encoding 50S ribosomal protein L25, which translates to MEKIEFSAEIREGTGKKITRKLRKNEYIPAVLYGAKEPPLLLKLKRKDTEKTIRHIESHSIMADLIIDEKSGKKENVKVVLKEIQVNPIKENITHLDFYRVSMDKPIFITVPLHFIGTAPGTEKGGILDEEMREITIECLPKDAPSFLEIDISSLDIGNTLLVKDIKTDKKIRIVENGERVVISVLAPKVVEVEEEAVEKEEVKKEPEVITEEKVEERRKEKEKEKEEK; encoded by the coding sequence ATGGAAAAAATTGAATTTTCTGCTGAAATAAGAGAAGGAACAGGTAAAAAAATAACAAGAAAATTGAGAAAAAATGAGTATATCCCTGCTGTTCTTTATGGAGCAAAAGAGCCCCCTTTGTTGCTAAAACTAAAAAGAAAGGACACAGAAAAAACAATAAGACACATAGAATCACATAGTATTATGGCAGACCTGATAATTGATGAAAAATCAGGGAAGAAAGAAAATGTGAAAGTTGTATTAAAAGAAATTCAGGTGAACCCTATAAAGGAAAATATTACGCATCTTGATTTTTATAGAGTAAGTATGGATAAACCAATATTCATTACAGTTCCACTTCATTTTATAGGAACTGCTCCAGGTACTGAAAAAGGGGGAATTCTTGATGAAGAAATGAGAGAAATAACAATTGAATGCCTTCCAAAAGATGCGCCTTCTTTTCTTGAAATTGATATTTCTTCTCTTGATATAGGCAACACATTACTTGTTAAAGATATTAAAACAGACAAAAAAATAAGAATAGTTGAAAATGGAGAAAGGGTAGTTATATCTGTTCTTGCTCCAAAAGTTGTTGAAGTTGAAGAAGAAGCAGTAGAAAAAGAAGAGGTGAAAAAAGAACCAGAAGTTATAACTGAAGAAAAAGTTGAAGAAAGAAGAAAAGAAAAAGAAAAGGAAAAAGAAGAGAAGTGA
- a CDS encoding ABC transporter permease subunit — MRKVWVIAVNTFKESLRKKTLYILVVFALIVIGTSKFFSFLTAEEELKMIKDVSFSTIEFFGALIAIFGALGALSGEIEKRTIYTLLTKPVTRRNLFIGKFLGMCLIILVNFILISLFFIGLLVFKKSPPDVETFKTLLLIYFELVLISTITLSVATFASDAFNIIFSFFLYIIGHLTSYGRQLVDRTESVILKGLGQMLYTIVPNYENFAIRDKVVLGVPVSWSYVLKTLTYGILYTFIVILIGLYFFQKREV; from the coding sequence ATGAGAAAAGTATGGGTTATTGCAGTTAATACATTTAAAGAATCATTAAGAAAAAAAACATTGTATATACTTGTTGTTTTTGCTTTGATTGTAATAGGCACTTCAAAATTCTTTTCTTTTCTCACAGCAGAAGAAGAACTTAAAATGATTAAAGATGTGAGTTTTTCTACAATAGAATTTTTTGGTGCTTTAATTGCAATATTTGGTGCTTTGGGTGCTTTATCAGGGGAAATAGAGAAAAGGACAATTTATACACTTCTAACAAAACCAGTTACAAGAAGAAATTTATTCATTGGAAAATTTTTAGGTATGTGTTTGATAATTTTAGTTAATTTTATTCTTATCAGTTTGTTTTTTATAGGGCTTCTTGTTTTCAAAAAAAGCCCACCAGATGTTGAAACATTTAAAACACTTCTTTTAATATATTTTGAACTTGTTTTAATAAGTACGATAACTTTAAGTGTTGCTACTTTTGCATCAGATGCTTTTAACATTATTTTTTCCTTTTTCCTTTATATAATTGGTCATTTAACTTCTTATGGAAGACAACTTGTTGATAGAACAGAAAGTGTTATATTAAAAGGTTTAGGTCAGATGCTTTATACAATTGTTCCAAATTATGAAAACTTTGCGATAAGAGATAAAGTTGTACTTGGAGTTCCTGTTTCATGGAGTTATGTTTTAAAGACATTAACTTATGGGATTTTATATACATTCATTGTTATACTTATTGGTCTTTATTTCTTCCAGAAGAGGGAAGTATGA
- a CDS encoding MraY family glycosyltransferase, producing the protein MWNVVYLLGFLGSFLLSIFFTPFSGKIARKFNIIDIPSERKIHKVPTPLLGGLGIFLSILATVLLGILFVRLNIIFLQLKIYIPGIIQSLPKLLLILSIGFIVVLFGIFDDIFHLKPFVKLSLQIFVSIALFFSGIKISLFIPNNFISFIITTGWVIFMMNSFNLLDNMDGLSAGVSLISGFILFIFAVQMGQLFVSTLLSVFLGAISGFLIYNFPPAKIFMGESGSSFLGFFLATISIIITFYKYETTNPYLPIFAPLVIFSVPFFDTISIIWIRKKRKLPIFKADKNHISHRLVNLGMNKKQAVIFIYFLTICTGLGALLMKNLNIWGCLIIIIQVIIILSIVGILELVGRKNGKFNNIS; encoded by the coding sequence ATGTGGAATGTTGTTTATCTTTTGGGTTTTTTAGGAAGTTTTTTGTTGTCAATTTTTTTTACTCCTTTTTCCGGGAAAATTGCTAGAAAATTTAATATTATTGACATACCTTCTGAAAGAAAGATTCACAAAGTTCCAACTCCTCTTTTAGGTGGTCTTGGAATTTTTCTTTCAATTCTTGCTACTGTTCTTTTAGGTATTCTATTTGTAAGATTAAATATTATTTTCTTACAATTGAAAATTTATATTCCTGGAATTATTCAGTCATTACCAAAACTTTTGTTAATTTTATCAATTGGTTTTATTGTTGTTCTTTTTGGTATTTTTGATGATATTTTCCATCTTAAGCCATTTGTCAAATTATCCTTACAAATTTTTGTATCAATTGCTTTATTTTTCTCAGGAATAAAAATTTCTCTTTTCATTCCTAACAATTTTATTTCTTTTATTATAACAACTGGATGGGTCATTTTTATGATGAATAGTTTTAATCTTTTGGATAATATGGATGGACTAAGTGCTGGAGTTTCCTTAATTTCCGGGTTTATACTTTTTATTTTTGCAGTACAGATGGGACAACTTTTTGTAAGTACATTACTATCTGTTTTCCTAGGGGCTATTTCAGGATTTTTGATTTATAATTTCCCTCCTGCAAAAATTTTTATGGGAGAATCTGGAAGTAGTTTTTTAGGTTTTTTTCTTGCAACAATTTCAATTATTATTACTTTTTATAAGTATGAGACAACAAATCCATACCTGCCAATTTTTGCTCCTCTTGTTATTTTTTCTGTTCCATTTTTTGATACAATTTCAATTATCTGGATAAGAAAAAAGAGAAAATTACCTATATTTAAAGCAGATAAAAACCATATTTCCCATCGTTTAGTTAATTTAGGGATGAATAAAAAACAGGCAGTTATTTTTATTTATTTTCTGACAATTTGTACAGGACTTGGAGCGTTATTGATGAAAAATTTAAACATATGGGGATGTTTAATTATTATAATTCAGGTTATAATAATTCTTTCAATAGTAGGTATACTTGAACTTGTGGGGAGAAAAAATGGCAAATTTAATAATATCTCTTGA